In Candidatus Methylomirabilis lanthanidiphila, the following proteins share a genomic window:
- a CDS encoding portal protein: MYIIIVGCGRVGAELAYRLFQKGHQLAVIDQVASALDNLPTDFRGRTVHGEVLATDVLRRAGIEQADGLAAVTNSDSLNAVVAHIARTVYRVPQVVVRNYHPRWRALHEAFGLQVVSSTSWGAQRIEELLYPSFARCVFSAGNGEVEIYELSVPEVWHGRILQEFLHGSQCLPVALTRAGKAMLPGPEERLEAGDILHLSSTMDGIEMLRERLTMPQGG, translated from the coding sequence ATGTATATCATCATCGTCGGGTGTGGACGAGTAGGCGCGGAGTTGGCGTATCGTTTATTCCAGAAGGGACATCAACTGGCTGTCATCGACCAGGTGGCCTCGGCGTTAGATAATCTACCGACCGACTTTCGCGGACGCACCGTGCATGGCGAAGTGCTGGCAACGGATGTGCTGCGCCGAGCGGGCATCGAGCAGGCCGACGGTCTGGCGGCCGTCACCAACTCCGACTCGCTCAACGCGGTAGTCGCACATATCGCGCGAACCGTCTACCGTGTGCCCCAAGTGGTGGTCCGCAACTACCACCCACGCTGGCGGGCCTTGCACGAGGCATTCGGCCTCCAGGTGGTCAGCTCGACCAGTTGGGGCGCGCAGCGCATCGAGGAGTTGCTCTATCCCTCTTTCGCCAGATGCGTGTTCTCGGCCGGCAACGGCGAGGTCGAAATCTATGAACTCTCCGTGCCTGAGGTCTGGCATGGCCGCATCCTCCAGGAGTTCCTCCATGGCAGTCAGTGTCTGCCCGTGGCGCTGACCCGGGCGGGCAAGGCGATGCTCCCCGGCCCGGAGGAGCGTCTGGAGGCAGGCGATATTCTGCACCTGAGTTCCACAATGGACGGCATCGAAATGTTGCGCGAGCGGCTCACGATGCCGCAAGGGGGGTAA
- a CDS encoding potassium transporter TrkA, producing MFVLIAGGGRTAAHLATLLLAHQHEVRLLEHRRDVLANLHHELPTEVIYEGNPIDPQVLEQAGIGRAKVLAACTSVDEDNLALCFFARTRYNVPRIIAWVNNPRAAWLFDEKFHVDVALNQAQIFSSLIEEEMSLGDMMTLLKLRRGRYSLVEEKIPAGARALGVAIKDLTLPSNSVIATIIRHGQILIPRGDTRFEVGDEVLAIADHEGAEELATLFGRPDQPMPDDTRDQGRP from the coding sequence ATGTTTGTGCTGATCGCCGGCGGAGGCCGAACCGCTGCACACCTGGCCACGCTCTTGCTGGCTCATCAGCATGAGGTCCGACTGCTCGAGCACCGACGCGACGTCCTCGCGAACCTTCACCATGAGTTGCCCACTGAAGTCATCTACGAAGGCAACCCCATCGATCCGCAGGTGTTGGAACAGGCCGGCATCGGTCGGGCGAAGGTACTGGCTGCGTGTACGTCTGTCGATGAAGACAATCTTGCGCTCTGTTTCTTTGCCCGCACCCGCTACAACGTGCCCCGCATCATCGCCTGGGTCAATAATCCTCGCGCCGCCTGGCTCTTCGACGAGAAGTTTCACGTCGATGTGGCGCTCAATCAGGCGCAGATCTTCAGCAGCCTGATCGAAGAAGAGATGTCGCTGGGCGACATGATGACGTTGCTCAAACTGCGCAGGGGCCGCTACTCCCTGGTGGAGGAAAAGATCCCGGCAGGAGCCCGCGCCCTGGGCGTCGCCATCAAAGATCTCACGTTGCCGTCGAACTCGGTCATCGCCACCATCATCCGGCACGGCCAGATCCTGATTCCGCGCGGCGATACCCGATTTGAAGTCGGAGATGAGGTGCTCGCAATTGCAGATCATGAAGGAGCCGAAGAGCTGGCCACGCTGTTCGGCCGACCGGATCAGCCTATGCCGGACGACACGCGTGACCAGGGTAGGCCGTAA
- a CDS encoding Alpha/beta hydrolase fold protein, translating to MPYVQVGRARIHFVEQRPTPASQLPPIVFIHGAGGSHQVWLEPLRTLGRRRRAVAIDLPGHGDSEGSGADRVETYRDVVKEFVAAVGLERAVVVGHSMGGAIAQSLALAYPELLAGLVLVGTGARLRVQPQILAGLRADTRRTVELVTGLARAPGAPAELLRQDADALLRTPVPVIEGDLLACDAFDLMEHVKTITLPTLIICGTDDRMTPPKYADYLHRQINGSQRTLIPAAGHMVMLEQPDKVSREIEAFLERLA from the coding sequence GTGCCGTACGTGCAGGTTGGGCGCGCTCGAATCCATTTCGTTGAACAACGTCCGACGCCGGCGAGTCAACTGCCGCCGATTGTATTTATTCACGGGGCCGGTGGGAGCCATCAGGTGTGGCTCGAGCCGCTCAGGACGTTAGGGCGGCGGCGGAGGGCCGTCGCGATAGACCTGCCCGGCCATGGCGATTCCGAGGGAAGCGGGGCTGATCGAGTCGAGACCTACCGCGACGTTGTCAAAGAGTTTGTTGCGGCGGTCGGGCTTGAGCGAGCTGTCGTCGTGGGCCACTCGATGGGCGGCGCCATCGCCCAGAGCCTTGCACTGGCGTACCCCGAACTGCTCGCGGGGCTGGTGCTGGTAGGGACCGGGGCAAGACTACGCGTCCAGCCGCAGATCCTCGCCGGCCTGCGAGCCGACACAAGACGAACAGTGGAACTGGTGACCGGATTGGCGCGCGCACCCGGCGCACCGGCGGAACTGCTCAGACAGGATGCCGACGCTCTGCTGCGTACCCCCGTCCCGGTCATCGAGGGCGATCTTCTGGCGTGCGATGCCTTCGACCTCATGGAGCACGTCAAGACGATCACCCTGCCGACCCTGATCATCTGTGGGACCGACGACCGGATGACCCCGCCGAAATATGCCGACTATCTGCACCGGCAGATCAACGGATCGCAGCGTACGCTGATTCCCGCAGCGGGCCACATGGTGATGCTGGAGCAGCCCGACAAGGTCAGCCGCGAGATTGAAGCATTTCTTGAGCGATTGGCATGA
- a CDS encoding permease: MPALKKESETALLRRTTKYQPPGSWRTWLIGRPLRTADAPHQTIGKAVGLAVFASDALSSTAYATDEILFVLAAAGTAAFVYALPISLAIVALLAIVTLSYEQTIHAYPGGGGAYIVARDNLGEAPSQIAGAALLVDYILTVAVSVASGVAQMSSAFPFLFNHRVLLAVAMVLMMMVINLRGVRESGAILAIPSYFFLGIILLTVGSGALRYLMGDLGIVENPPHLEKEPHLQSVALFLILHAFSNGTTALTGIEAISNGVTAFKEPRSRNAGITMIWMSVILGILFFSITFLTGKIGAIPSETETIISQLARTAYGGRGLLYLATIGGTTLILIMAANTSFAGFPRLSALLAEDGFLPRQLTYRGSRLVYSRGIVALALVASGLIVLFGASVNTLIPLYAIGVFVSFTLAQAGMAHRWWKVGRLRPGEEATERGSTLRYEPRWALKMAINGFGACCTAVVTLVFAVTKFHEGAWIVMFLIPLLTLVFFAIHYHYRDLAARLSLERYGAPGRVTRQRVILPLSGVHRGTLAALRYARTLSDDITAVHIGMDQAEIDSLRRKWESWGDGVRLVVLDSPYRLLLEPLLGYIEEIAAQRQPNEIITIIVPQFVPRRWWHNFLHTQTAMWLRLMLLFKPGIVITDVPYQIE; the protein is encoded by the coding sequence GTGCCCGCACTCAAAAAAGAGAGCGAAACGGCTCTCTTGCGACGAACCACCAAATACCAGCCGCCTGGCTCCTGGCGAACCTGGCTGATCGGGCGGCCACTTCGAACCGCCGACGCGCCCCATCAGACCATCGGCAAAGCCGTCGGGCTGGCCGTGTTTGCATCCGATGCACTCTCGTCTACCGCCTATGCCACGGATGAGATCCTGTTCGTGCTGGCCGCTGCCGGAACCGCTGCGTTCGTCTATGCCCTCCCGATTTCACTGGCCATCGTAGCGCTGCTGGCCATTGTCACGCTCTCCTATGAGCAGACCATCCATGCCTATCCCGGGGGCGGCGGCGCCTATATCGTCGCCCGTGACAACCTGGGAGAGGCGCCATCCCAGATTGCGGGTGCGGCACTGCTCGTTGATTACATCTTAACCGTCGCCGTCTCCGTGGCGTCCGGTGTCGCCCAGATGTCTTCGGCGTTCCCGTTTCTCTTCAATCATCGCGTGCTGCTGGCGGTCGCCATGGTGCTGATGATGATGGTCATCAATCTTCGGGGCGTCAGAGAATCCGGGGCGATCCTCGCCATCCCCAGCTATTTCTTCCTGGGGATCATCCTGCTGACAGTCGGCAGCGGCGCCCTTCGGTATCTGATGGGCGATCTCGGGATCGTTGAGAACCCGCCTCATCTGGAGAAAGAGCCCCACCTGCAGTCGGTCGCGCTATTTTTGATTCTCCACGCCTTTTCCAACGGCACCACCGCGCTGACCGGCATCGAGGCCATCTCGAACGGGGTCACGGCATTTAAGGAGCCCCGCAGCCGCAACGCCGGCATTACCATGATCTGGATGTCCGTTATCCTGGGTATCCTGTTCTTCAGTATCACCTTTCTGACCGGCAAGATCGGCGCGATCCCTTCGGAAACCGAAACGATCATCTCACAACTGGCGCGGACGGCATACGGCGGAAGGGGTCTGCTGTATCTGGCGACCATCGGCGGTACGACGCTTATCCTGATTATGGCCGCCAACACGTCGTTCGCCGGCTTTCCGCGGCTCAGCGCCCTGCTCGCAGAGGATGGCTTTCTGCCCAGACAGCTTACCTATCGCGGGAGCCGGCTCGTCTATTCACGGGGCATCGTGGCGCTGGCCCTCGTGGCGTCAGGCCTGATCGTCCTGTTTGGCGCCAGCGTCAATACATTGATCCCCCTCTATGCGATCGGAGTATTCGTCTCGTTCACGCTGGCGCAGGCCGGGATGGCGCACCGTTGGTGGAAGGTCGGCCGTCTCAGACCCGGTGAGGAAGCGACCGAGCGCGGCTCAACACTCCGCTACGAACCGCGCTGGGCGCTGAAGATGGCGATCAACGGCTTTGGCGCATGCTGTACGGCCGTCGTGACGCTGGTCTTTGCCGTGACAAAGTTTCACGAGGGGGCGTGGATCGTGATGTTCTTGATCCCCCTCCTCACCCTCGTCTTCTTTGCCATCCATTATCATTACCGCGATCTGGCCGCGCGTCTGTCGCTTGAACGATATGGCGCGCCGGGCCGCGTCACTCGCCAGCGGGTGATCCTGCCGCTCAGCGGCGTTCACCGCGGCACGTTGGCGGCGCTCCGCTACGCCCGCACGCTTTCCGATGACATCACGGCCGTGCATATCGGCATGGATCAGGCGGAAATCGACAGTCTGCGCCGCAAGTGGGAATCGTGGGGCGATGGGGTCCGTCTGGTCGTGCTCGATTCCCCGTATCGATTGCTTCTGGAACCCTTGTTAGGGTACATTGAGGAGATCGCGGCGCAGCGCCAGCCGAACGAAATCATCACGATCATCGTGCCGCAGTTTGTCCCCCGCCGCTGGTGGCACAACTTCCTACACACCCAGACTGCCATGTGGTTGCGACTGATGCTGTTGTTTAAACCGGGAATCGTCATTACCGACGTACCCTATCAAATAGAGTGA
- the gpsA gene encoding glycerol-3-phosphate dehydrogenase has protein sequence MERIGVVGAGAWGTTLAKLLAEKGHPVILWAWERDLSITMAKERENSLYLPGVELPEALEITNSLTEAARGCSAILLGTPSHVLRSVYAELHPLIRESTFLIIATKGLEPTSCMTMSQVAHEVNPSLRTLAVLSGPTFAKEVSRGLPAAAVAASAEATVAAQAQRLLTTPTFRVYVGSDPLGVELGSAIKNVIAIAAGIVDGLGLGHNALAALITRGLHEMTRLGVAMGARAGTFAGLAGLGDLVLTCTGDLSRNRQLGLALGRGVALSELLERSPTVKEGVNASKGAVELARRFSVDMPICQETYAVLFEHRSPHDAVASLLGRALKSEGA, from the coding sequence ATGGAACGGATCGGCGTCGTAGGAGCGGGGGCCTGGGGGACGACACTCGCGAAGCTCTTAGCGGAGAAGGGACACCCCGTCATCCTCTGGGCGTGGGAGCGCGACCTGTCCATCACCATGGCGAAGGAGCGCGAGAACAGTCTCTATCTTCCTGGGGTTGAGCTGCCAGAGGCGCTTGAGATCACCAACTCTCTCACTGAGGCGGCTCGCGGTTGTTCGGCCATCCTGCTGGGTACGCCCTCTCACGTCCTGCGTTCCGTATACGCGGAGTTGCATCCCCTGATCAGGGAATCGACATTTCTGATAATCGCAACGAAAGGCCTGGAACCAACAAGTTGTATGACGATGTCGCAAGTGGCACATGAGGTTAATCCGTCGCTGCGGACATTGGCCGTACTGTCGGGTCCCACCTTTGCGAAGGAGGTGAGCAGAGGACTGCCTGCCGCTGCGGTGGCGGCATCAGCGGAGGCAACTGTGGCCGCACAGGCTCAGCGCCTGTTAACCACGCCAACCTTTCGCGTGTATGTCGGAAGCGATCCGTTGGGCGTTGAGTTGGGGAGTGCGATCAAGAACGTAATTGCCATCGCGGCCGGCATCGTGGACGGCCTTGGACTCGGGCACAATGCGCTGGCTGCCCTCATTACACGGGGGTTGCACGAAATGACCCGCCTTGGGGTTGCCATGGGCGCGCGCGCCGGGACATTTGCCGGACTGGCGGGGTTGGGGGACCTTGTACTGACATGCACCGGAGACCTTTCACGAAACCGGCAACTCGGGCTGGCGCTTGGCAGGGGCGTGGCGCTTTCTGAGTTGCTGGAACGCAGCCCGACGGTGAAGGAGGGGGTCAATGCGTCAAAGGGCGCCGTCGAGCTGGCCCGTCGCTTTTCCGTGGACATGCCGATCTGTCAGGAAACCTATGCGGTCCTTTTTGAGCATCGTTCGCCGCACGACGCGGTGGCCAGTCTCCTGGGCAGGGCGTTGAAATCGGAAGGGGCGTAG
- the yqfL gene encoding Putative pyruvate, phosphate dikinase regulatory protein — MDRLSGKGRHQIFVVSDATGATAELVVRAALAQFQAAEVEIRRLPNIRTVGEVRRAIDAAHMGNAIIVHTLVSEELRQALLLEGRERGVETIDLIGPLLLRLSDQLRVPPLMQPGLFRQLGQEYLQRIEAIEYTVKHDDGQNPPGLDRADIILVGISRTSKTPLSIYLAGKGWRVANVPVILNLPLPGRLMTIDQVRIIGLIVGVDRLVELRRARLERKHAPVAEAYAEAEKVRAELSYSRLLFRKAGWPVIDMTNKSIEEAASELLTIIAPPEAAQPVEPKHAGAPRKRKVKT; from the coding sequence ATGGACCGGTTATCGGGCAAAGGGCGTCATCAGATCTTTGTCGTGTCAGACGCCACGGGCGCTACCGCGGAGCTGGTCGTCCGGGCCGCGCTGGCGCAGTTTCAGGCCGCAGAGGTGGAGATCCGCCGGCTGCCGAATATCCGGACGGTGGGCGAGGTGCGCCGCGCGATTGATGCCGCCCACATGGGCAATGCGATCATTGTGCATACCCTGGTATCGGAAGAGCTTCGTCAGGCGCTATTGCTGGAGGGCCGAGAGCGGGGGGTTGAGACGATCGATCTGATCGGACCGCTCCTGCTTCGCCTGAGCGATCAACTGCGTGTTCCGCCGCTCATGCAGCCCGGTCTGTTCCGACAATTGGGGCAGGAATACCTCCAGCGGATCGAGGCCATCGAATATACCGTCAAACACGACGATGGCCAGAACCCGCCGGGACTTGATCGGGCGGACATCATCCTGGTCGGCATTTCGAGGACCTCGAAGACGCCGTTGAGCATCTACCTGGCCGGCAAGGGTTGGCGGGTGGCAAACGTTCCGGTCATTCTCAACCTGCCGCTGCCGGGCCGGCTGATGACGATCGATCAGGTCCGGATTATCGGGCTTATTGTCGGCGTCGATCGATTGGTGGAGCTGCGGCGGGCCCGACTCGAGCGCAAGCATGCGCCGGTCGCTGAAGCCTATGCGGAGGCGGAGAAGGTGCGCGCTGAGCTGTCGTACAGCCGATTGCTGTTTCGGAAGGCGGGCTGGCCGGTCATCGATATGACCAATAAATCGATCGAGGAGGCGGCGAGCGAACTGCTCACGATCATCGCTCCGCCTGAGGCGGCGCAACCGGTCGAACCGAAGCATGCCGGCGCGCCTCGGAAGCGCAAAGTAAAAACCTAG
- the flK gene encoding Fluoroacetyl-CoA thioesterase, which translates to MSLHEGMRFERAWRVTAAEAADRHGNPFVHALTTPVVIEWIEETATAGVQPYLPDGQGTVGSIIRMRHVAPTPIGLMVKVAATLTRIDGRRLVFQIDAFDEMEKIAECEHERVIVDLARFHEKARRKEAAAKTT; encoded by the coding sequence ATGAGCCTGCATGAAGGGATGAGGTTTGAGAGAGCCTGGAGGGTGACTGCGGCCGAGGCCGCCGATCGGCACGGCAACCCGTTCGTCCATGCGCTGACGACGCCGGTCGTGATTGAGTGGATAGAGGAGACGGCGACAGCCGGTGTGCAGCCGTATCTGCCGGATGGACAGGGTACCGTCGGCAGCATCATCAGAATGAGACACGTGGCGCCGACTCCGATCGGGCTTATGGTGAAGGTCGCGGCGACGCTGACCCGGATCGATGGACGGCGTCTCGTTTTCCAAATCGACGCATTCGACGAAATGGAGAAGATTGCCGAGTGTGAGCATGAGCGGGTGATCGTCGATCTGGCACGCTTCCACGAGAAGGCTCGAAGAAAGGAGGCAGCCGCGAAGACCACGTGA
- a CDS encoding prolipoprotein diacylglyceryl transferase — MFASPGPFVLQIGPLSLRWYGLLFATGVMLGTWLAQREAVRRGEDPEQLLNVIVFGVMAGLIGARLYYVLFNWGYYGASPLKILAVWEGGLAIHGGLLVGGLAAVIYSVRKRLPVLTYLDIMAPSAPLGQAIGRWGNFFNQEAFGTPTDLPWKLYIEPYHRPPELSTYEYFHPTFLYESIWNLLVFMILYFLLRGRLQRIPGALLPCYVGLYSVGRFFVEGLRIDSLMLGPLRAAQVMSLILIVLSAAGLAWLHAAAKRSHRA; from the coding sequence ATGTTCGCATCGCCCGGTCCATTTGTCCTTCAAATCGGCCCGCTCTCGCTTCGTTGGTATGGCCTGCTCTTTGCCACCGGCGTCATGCTGGGGACCTGGCTGGCGCAGCGCGAGGCGGTCCGTCGCGGGGAGGACCCCGAACAGCTCCTCAACGTCATCGTGTTCGGCGTGATGGCGGGCTTGATAGGCGCGCGGCTCTACTATGTCCTGTTCAACTGGGGCTACTACGGCGCGAGTCCGCTGAAGATCCTGGCGGTGTGGGAGGGGGGGTTGGCGATTCACGGCGGGCTGTTGGTCGGAGGATTAGCTGCGGTCATCTATTCCGTCCGGAAGAGGCTGCCCGTACTTACCTACCTGGACATCATGGCCCCTTCGGCGCCGCTTGGACAGGCGATCGGTCGGTGGGGCAATTTTTTCAACCAGGAGGCCTTCGGGACGCCGACCGACCTGCCGTGGAAGCTCTACATTGAGCCGTACCATCGGCCACCAGAGCTTTCCACCTATGAGTATTTTCATCCGACGTTCCTGTACGAGTCGATCTGGAACCTCCTGGTCTTTATGATACTGTACTTCCTGCTTCGCGGCCGGCTGCAGCGGATTCCTGGCGCGCTGCTGCCCTGTTATGTCGGGTTGTACTCTGTCGGTCGGTTCTTTGTTGAGGGCCTTCGCATCGACAGTCTGATGCTCGGGCCGCTTCGCGCGGCACAGGTCATGAGCCTGATTCTGATCGTGCTTTCGGCGGCTGGGCTCGCCTGGCTGCATGCCGCGGCCAAGCGGTCTCATCGCGCATAG
- the ybaL gene encoding Inner membrane protein YbaL, with protein sequence MPGHDVVRDLLAIFALSIAVVSLFQKIRLPSIAGFLVVGALVGPYGLNLISDLDQIRVVAEIGVVLLLFTIGVEFSLGQLIASRRLLLVAGPLQVICVLTLVAIGVTVWGVPLREAVFWGCLLSLSSTAIVLKALEERGETDALHGRVTISILIFQDLAVVPMMLLIPLLAQSDDQSIWGIALPLTTSVAFVGMIIVTARWLIPRLLELIVQTQIRELFLLAIIVLCLGIAWITSLTGLSLALGAFIAGLVISESRYSHQAIAEVIPFRDSFTSLFFVSVGMLMDTRVMLNHPFLILGLVGAIITAKLIGGTASIIAIGFPPRAAVLSGIALAQVGEFAFILAEKGQAIGLLAEEPRQLFLAVSVLTMVGTPFLIKAAPRIARRAEGLDTLRWWLPRQTAAQVAAGNPHRLTITDHVIVVGYGINGRNLSRVLEETGIPYLILDQHGEVVRREAGKGVPIIYGDATNSTVLRHVRIGQAKVLVVAVSDPLAARRIIQLARGINPTIHTIVRTRYLKAVDELLHLGADEVVPEEFETSIEIFALVLRTYGIPHDLIVEKTEQIRGEGYELLRRGKLQSVTHHLHGRALTDVHVESVTIKDVSPSAGMTIGQVSTTAPTSASIIAVIRSGRTLSHLSEKMHLESGDVVVLLGTREQIRHVATMLTDHETERV encoded by the coding sequence ATGCCTGGTCATGACGTAGTGAGAGATCTGCTGGCGATATTTGCCCTCTCGATCGCCGTCGTCTCTCTCTTTCAGAAGATTCGTTTGCCCTCCATTGCGGGGTTCCTTGTCGTTGGCGCACTCGTTGGGCCGTACGGCTTGAACCTGATCTCGGATCTGGATCAGATACGCGTCGTCGCCGAGATCGGTGTGGTGTTGCTTCTATTCACCATCGGGGTCGAGTTTTCGCTGGGACAACTAATCGCATCCCGCCGGCTCTTGTTGGTAGCAGGGCCTTTGCAGGTGATCTGCGTGCTGACGCTTGTCGCGATCGGCGTGACGGTGTGGGGCGTCCCGCTTCGTGAAGCCGTGTTTTGGGGCTGCCTTCTGTCGCTCAGCAGTACGGCGATTGTGCTGAAGGCCCTGGAGGAGCGTGGCGAGACCGATGCGTTGCACGGGCGTGTCACAATCAGTATTCTGATCTTTCAGGACCTGGCAGTCGTGCCGATGATGTTGCTGATCCCGCTGCTGGCCCAATCCGACGATCAGAGTATCTGGGGAATAGCGCTGCCGCTGACCACATCGGTGGCGTTTGTCGGCATGATCATCGTCACGGCGCGGTGGCTTATCCCCCGGCTGCTGGAACTCATCGTCCAGACCCAGATTCGGGAGTTATTCCTGCTTGCGATCATCGTTCTGTGTCTCGGCATCGCCTGGATCACCTCACTGACGGGCCTGTCGCTCGCACTGGGAGCGTTCATTGCAGGTCTGGTGATCTCCGAGTCCAGATACAGCCATCAGGCTATTGCCGAGGTGATCCCGTTTCGAGACAGTTTTACCAGCCTGTTCTTTGTCTCTGTCGGAATGCTCATGGATACTCGCGTCATGCTCAACCATCCTTTCCTGATTCTCGGACTTGTCGGGGCAATCATCACGGCAAAACTGATCGGCGGTACGGCCTCAATCATCGCGATCGGCTTTCCGCCGCGAGCCGCCGTACTGAGTGGAATTGCATTGGCTCAGGTGGGAGAATTCGCCTTCATTCTGGCAGAAAAGGGGCAAGCGATCGGTCTATTAGCGGAGGAGCCGCGCCAACTGTTTCTTGCCGTTTCGGTGTTGACCATGGTCGGTACGCCGTTTTTGATCAAGGCAGCGCCGAGGATAGCCAGACGCGCAGAGGGTCTCGATACGCTTCGGTGGTGGCTGCCGAGACAAACGGCGGCGCAGGTGGCCGCCGGGAATCCGCACCGCCTGACGATTACGGATCACGTCATCGTAGTAGGCTACGGGATTAATGGGCGCAACCTTTCCCGCGTGCTTGAGGAGACCGGGATCCCGTACCTCATTCTGGATCAGCACGGCGAGGTTGTGCGAAGGGAGGCCGGCAAGGGTGTGCCGATTATTTACGGAGACGCGACAAATTCGACTGTACTCCGCCACGTTCGAATCGGGCAGGCGAAGGTCCTGGTCGTAGCGGTTTCGGATCCCTTGGCTGCGAGACGAATCATACAGCTCGCACGAGGTATCAATCCGACCATCCACACCATCGTGCGGACGCGCTATCTGAAGGCAGTTGACGAGCTGCTTCACCTGGGCGCGGATGAAGTGGTGCCGGAGGAGTTTGAGACCTCAATTGAGATCTTCGCCCTCGTGCTCCGAACCTATGGGATACCTCATGACCTGATCGTAGAGAAAACCGAGCAGATCCGCGGGGAGGGGTACGAGTTGCTGCGGCGGGGGAAACTGCAGAGCGTGACCCATCACCTGCATGGCCGGGCTCTGACGGATGTTCACGTGGAGAGCGTAACGATCAAGGACGTGTCGCCTTCAGCCGGAATGACGATAGGTCAGGTATCTACAACGGCGCCCACGAGCGCCTCGATCATTGCGGTCATCCGGAGTGGACGAACTCTTTCCCACTTATCTGAGAAGATGCATCTGGAGTCGGGTGACGTCGTGGTGTTATTGGGAACACGTGAACAGATCCGCCATGTAGCAACTATGTTGACGGACCACGAGACCGAGCGAGTATAG
- the rtcA gene encoding RNA 3'-terminal phosphate cyclase: protein MAKTSVLTIDGSYGEGGGQVLRTALALSAVLDRPIELVKIRAGRRNPGLQPQHLSGVKALAEITGAEVHGAEIGSSRLYFAPERITGGSRRFDVGTAGAVSLVFQAILGPLAFADRPSTLLLTGGTHVPWSPPAPYASQVFLPMVKRMGLEADWQLERGGFYPKGGGRVQVAVQPMTQLSSIDLTTRGALLAILGISAVAGLPAEIAKRQADRVRCRLTDAGYTIHIEIAEIDAACPGDSLFVWVEFEQARAGFSALGERGKPAERVADEVADAVLDFLAGDAATEGHLADQLALFMALANGRSVLTTARVSRHLLTNLWTIQQFLPLGISVEGQLGGRGRVTIDGIGLKAASWATTTTANA from the coding sequence GTGGCGAAGACCTCTGTACTTACGATCGATGGCTCATACGGAGAGGGAGGCGGGCAGGTTCTCAGGACGGCGCTGGCCCTATCCGCCGTCCTTGATCGGCCCATAGAGCTTGTCAAGATTCGGGCGGGTCGGAGAAACCCCGGTCTTCAGCCGCAGCATCTCTCCGGTGTCAAGGCGCTTGCGGAGATCACGGGCGCCGAGGTGCATGGGGCCGAGATCGGGTCGTCCCGCCTCTATTTTGCTCCCGAGCGGATCACTGGCGGATCACGGCGTTTCGATGTCGGGACCGCCGGAGCGGTGTCGCTGGTTTTTCAGGCGATCCTGGGACCGCTGGCATTTGCCGACAGACCATCGACCCTTTTGCTGACGGGCGGGACGCACGTGCCATGGAGTCCGCCGGCTCCATACGCCTCCCAGGTGTTCCTGCCGATGGTGAAGAGAATGGGGCTGGAGGCTGACTGGCAACTGGAACGTGGCGGCTTTTACCCGAAGGGGGGTGGGCGGGTTCAGGTCGCTGTGCAGCCGATGACACAGCTTAGCTCGATTGACCTGACGACTCGCGGTGCGCTGTTGGCGATTCTGGGGATATCAGCCGTAGCCGGACTCCCTGCGGAGATCGCCAAGCGCCAGGCCGATCGCGTCCGATGTCGGCTTACCGATGCGGGTTATACGATCCACATCGAGATTGCCGAGATTGATGCCGCCTGTCCGGGCGATAGCCTGTTTGTATGGGTTGAATTCGAGCAGGCTCGCGCCGGCTTCAGCGCGCTCGGCGAGCGCGGCAAACCGGCCGAGCGCGTGGCTGATGAAGTAGCCGATGCCGTGCTCGACTTTCTTGCCGGCGATGCCGCGACGGAGGGGCATCTGGCGGATCAGCTCGCGCTGTTTATGGCGCTGGCGAACGGTCGCTCGGTCCTGACGACGGCGCGCGTAAGTCGACATCTGCTCACAAACCTGTGGACGATTCAGCAGTTTCTACCGTTAGGGATATCGGTAGAGGGGCAGCTTGGCGGGCGAGGCCGGGTTACTATAGACGGGATCGGACTGAAAGCCGCGTCGTGGGCGACGACGACGACGGCCAACGCCTGA
- a CDS encoding acetyltransferase, producing MVRKAKTTDVPAIASLVNLYAGKGDLLPLTAQELSGRIDDFYVCELDERIAGVCSLFVYGIELAEIRSLAVRPEYEGKGIGRAVTETCIAAAKARSIRRLFALTYKPAFFERVGFRIVDRLTLPEKVWKDCRHCTKWDYCDEVAVLLDL from the coding sequence ATGGTGAGGAAGGCGAAGACGACGGACGTCCCGGCGATTGCGAGCCTGGTGAATCTGTACGCCGGTAAGGGCGATCTGCTGCCGCTGACGGCGCAGGAACTCTCCGGCCGGATCGACGATTTTTACGTGTGTGAGCTGGATGAGCGGATTGCCGGAGTGTGCTCTCTCTTCGTCTATGGGATAGAGCTGGCGGAGATTCGATCGCTGGCCGTCCGGCCGGAGTATGAGGGCAAGGGCATCGGCCGCGCGGTGACCGAGACGTGCATTGCCGCAGCAAAGGCGCGCTCGATCAGGCGTCTCTTTGCCCTGACCTACAAACCCGCCTTTTTTGAGCGTGTGGGATTCCGCATCGTTGACAGGCTGACATTGCCGGAGAAGGTCTGGAAGGATTGCCGCCACTGCACCAAGTGGGATTACTGCGACGAGGTGGCGGTTCTGCTCGATCTATGA